The proteins below come from a single Cannabis sativa cultivar Pink pepper isolate KNU-18-1 chromosome 3, ASM2916894v1, whole genome shotgun sequence genomic window:
- the LOC115709943 gene encoding lycopene beta cyclase, chloroplastic/chromoplastic, with protein MDTLLKTHNKLEFLHPLNGFYSEKLSNSYPTTTPKLHELRFGVKKSNPKWSKTTCVRASSTSSALLELVPGTKKENLDFELPLYDPSKGVVVDLAVVGGGPAGLAVAQQVSEAGLSVCSIDPCPKLIWPNNYGVWVDEFEAMDLLDCLDTTWSGAVVYISENSKKDLDRPYGRVNRKLLKSKMLQKCISNGVKFHQAKVIKVIHEETKSFLICNDGVTIQASVVLDATGFSRCLVQYDKPYNPGYQVAYGILAEVDSHPFDVDKMVFMDWRDSHLNNNLELKESNSKIPTFLYAMPFSKNRIFLEETSLVARPGLPMRDIQERMVARLKHLGINVKSIEEDEHCVIPMGGPLPVLPQRVVGIGGTAGMVHPSTGYMVARTLAAAPIVANSIVRYLGSDGGLSGHQLSTEVWKDLWPIERRRQREFFCFGMDILLKLDLPATRRFFDAFFDLEPHYWHGFLSSRLFLPELLLFGLSLFSHASNTSRIEIMAKGTVPLVNMVNNLIQDRD; from the coding sequence ATGGATACTTTACTTAAAACTCATAACAAGCTTGAATTCTTGCATCCACTTAATGGGTTTTATTCAGAGAAATTGAGCAATTCATACCCAACAACAACACCTAAGCTTCATGAGCTTAGATTTGGTGTTAAGAAATCTAACCCCAAATGGAGTAAGACTACTTGTGTTAGGGCTAGTAGTACTAGTAGTGCTCTATTAGAACTTGTGCCAGGAACCAAAAAGGAGAATCTTGATTTTGAGCTTCCTTTGTATGACCCATCAAAGGGTGTTGTAGTGGACCTTGCTGTTGTTGGTGGCGGTCCAGCGGGGTTAGCCGTGGCGCAGCAAGTATCCGAAGCAGGGCTTTCGGTTTGTTCCATTGACCCTTGTCCAAAATTGATTTGGCCTAACAATTATGGTGTTTGGGTTGATGAATTTGAGGCCATGGATTTGCTTGATTGTCTTGACACTACTTGGTCTGGTGCTGTTGTGTATATAAGTGAAAATTCCAAGAAGGATTTAGATAGGCCTTATGGGAGGGTCAATAGGAAGTTACTTAAGTCAAAAATGCTCCAAAAGTGTATATCAAATGGTGTTAAGTTTCATCAAGCTAAAGTTATTAAGGTTATACATGAGGAAACTAAATCATTTTTGATTTGTAATGATGGTGTTACTATTCAAGCTTCTGTTGTTCTTGATGCCACTGGTTTCTCTAGATGTCTTGTACAATATGATAAGCCTTATAATCCAGGTTACCAAGTTGCTTATGGGATTTTAGCTGAGGTTGATAGTCACCCATTTGATGTAGATAAAATGGTTTTTATGGATTGGAGAGATTCTCATCTCAACAACAATTTGGAGTTAAAAGAGAGTAATAGTAAAATCCCTACTTTTCTATATGCAATGCCCTTTTCGAAAAACAGGATATTTCTTGAAGAAACATCTTTAGTAGCTCGACCCGGATTACCTATGAGggatattcaagaaagaatgGTGGCTAGGTTAAAGCATTTGGGGATAAATGTGAAGAGCATTGAAGAAGATGAGCATTGTGTTATTCCAATGGGCGGGCCACTTCCCGTGCTTCCTCAAAGAGTTGTTGGTATCGGTGGTACAGCTGGGATGGTTCACCCTTCAACCGGTTATATGGTAGCAAGAACCTTGGCTGCAGCTCCTATTGTTGCTAATTCCATAGTTCGGTATTTGGGATCTGATGGAGGCCTTTCGGGACATCAATTGTCCACCGAAGTTTGGAAAGATCTATGGCCGATAGAAAGGAGGAGACAAAGGGAGTTCTTCTGTTTCGGTATGGATATTCTTCTTAAACTTGATTTGCCAGCCACAAGAAGGTTTTTTGATGCATTTTTCGATCTAGAACCTCATTATTGGCACGGGTTCTTGTCGTCTAGACTATTCCTTCCCGAGCTTTTACTATTCGGGCTTTCTCTGTTTTCTCATGCCTCCAATACTAGTAGAATAGAAATCATGGCTAAGGGAACTGTTCCTTTGGTAAACATGGTCAATAATCTGATACAAGATAGAGATTAG
- the LOC115711363 gene encoding uncharacterized protein LOC115711363 — protein MATSSSSDDFSVFVLASDLGMDARPFLENRDEEIEHQENWHDCPQYLSDEDFSDLELLQFFLIQGLDKSGNRIVRIVGKYFPAPIVSAERLKRYIVHKLCSELGEGPFSIVYMHSTVQKDDNSPGITILRWIYEDLPSDFKDRLQFLYFVHPGIRSRLVFATLGRFFLSGGLYWKIKYISRLQYLWDDVKKEEIEIPEFVKSHDDVLEHRPLTDYGIEPDPLHLTEVPAMSCSYGRYEERWASRHDM, from the exons ATGGCGACTTCATCTTCATCCGACGATTTCTCCGTCTTCGTACTCGCTTCGGATCTGGGAATGGACGCTAGACCCTTCCTCGAGAACCGAGACGAAGAGATCGAACACCAAGAAAACTGGCACGACTGCCCTCAGTACCTCTCCGATGAGGATTTCTCCGACCTTGAACTTTTGCAGTTCTTTCTTATCCAGGGTTTGGATAAGTCCGGCAATCGAATTGTTCGCATCGTTGGAAAGTACTTTCCCG CTCCAATTGTGAGTGCAGAGCGTTTGAAGAGGTACATTGTTCATAAACTATGCAGTGAATTGGGTGAAGGGCCATTCTCCATTGTGTACATGCATAGTACTGTTCAGAAAGATGATAACTCCCCTGGGATTACTATCTTGAGGTGGATTTATGAAGACCTTCCTTCTGATTTCAAAGACAGGCTTCAATTTCTCTACTTTGTTCATCCCGGGATTCGCTCTCGGCTTGTATTTGCTACCCTGGGACGATTCTTCTTAAGTGGAGG TCTATATTGGAAGATCAAGTATATTAGCCGTTTGCAGTACCTTTGGGATGATGTTAAGAAGGAAGAAATCGAAATTCCAGAATTCGTGAAATCTCACGATGATGTTCTTGAACACAGACCACTAACCGATTATGGTATCGAACCAGACCCCCTTCACTTAACCGAGGTTCCCGCCATGTCTTGCTCGTATGGGAGATATGAAGAGAGATGGGCATCAAGGCATGATATGTGA